The DNA segment ggggtagatagcgaATGTACGGATGGTTGCCTGTGCGGTGTTGATAAGCGAGTATACTGTCAGTACAAAGTATATGGTGTCAGGCGGTCAGGATTCATGCAGGTCACCCTGGAGTATATAGAAGAAAGCTTTATTCATTAATGATGACTAGTCGTGGACAAGAGGCGTGTGAGCCGCACCACAATAGCCTTTCGACCAAGGCCGTGCCTGCCACTCACCGTCGTCTTCTCCAGACAGTGCAGGAGGTGGTGGTGCTGCAGCTCGAACGCAGAGCGGTTCTTCACACACAGCGCATGCATCTCGCTCCCCTCCTGTAAAGTACAAGACGTCATGGAGCAGCCCTCCCCGCGGGTCCAGCTTCAGCGTTATTGCTCCCGGCACCCCCCATTACCTACACCCTCCGCTACCGGCTCTCGCCCCCTTCTGATTCACCAAACCCACCAGGCCAGCCCTGTACTTCTCACCTCCAAGCCTCCGCTCTCCTTGTAGCGGAGGAACGCGTTGGTCGTGGTACTTTTGGCGAGTCTTATCCTGGCCAAGCGTATTTTCTGTGTGACGTAGAATAAAAATACGTCACAGACGCACTCGAGTGCACGAGGGACACTTCTCATGCGGCGTTGTGACAAGGTGAAACACGGACAGGGTCCGTGCAGGGAGGGACATGGCGGGGGTGGGATTCGAGGCAGGTGCTCCCGAGCCACGTACCTGCTGCGCACGGCGTTTGTCCGCTCTCTGGTTTTGGTGGTAAATGCGACTAAAGTTTGACACAATGACGGGCACAGGGAGAGCGATGACCAGCACGCCGCTCAGCGAGCAAATCGAGCCAAATATCTTCCCAGCGATAGTGTCGGGAACCATATCCCCGTACCTAGAAGCACAGAACACGGAACAGGCCACGGCTCCGGCAACATCCTAACCATGAGACCTTGTGCCAAACTCTCCAATATAAGGCGCCATCAGGAGGCTTTGCTAATGAACCTGCCACCAGCTGTCACCAAACCCAGAGCGTTCAGATAAAGGAGGAAAAAGCCCTGGGGCCGGAGAGTGGACAACCCAGAAATAACCACACGGCTCGTTTAACCCTTAACTATTTGCTCTTCCTGATTTGCGGGTGGTGAGGTATtaacattttgtacatttgagATCTGTGGCCAAAGAGAGGACAGCATCTTTAGTGTAGGATTGCATAAGCTGTTGAGACCTCGGAGGTCTTTTTTTCAGGGGGAATTATGGTGGCGGATGGTACTGAAGGGGATATTTAGACATTTAATTTAAGAATATACACAAACAGGAGACCGACAAgcaatgtgcacctaccccagGGTGGTCATGGTCACTATGGTGTACCAGAAGGCAGCCGGGATGCTGGTGAACTTAGTCTTGTGTGTCCCCTTCTCTGCATAGAACATGACGGTGGCAAAGATGATGATGGCCATGGTGAGGGAGAAGAGCAGGAAGCCGAGCTCCGAGGCGCAGCTTTTCAGTGTATATCCGAGGATCCGCAGGCCCTGCGAGTGCCGGGAAAACTTGAAGATGCGGAAGACACGGAAAACCCGCAGCGTGACGAAGGCACCGCTCACGTTTTCGTTCTTTGGCATAACCAGGCTGATGTAAAAAGGCATTATGGCCACCACATCAATAATGCTCATGACGCTGCGCATGAACTTGCAGCGACTCGGGGCAGCAAATAGACGCATGAGGTACTCGAAGGTGAAGATGAGTACACAGGCTGTGTCCATACAGTTAAAGGCTGACGTGTATTTCTCCCCGCATGGCAATTCCTTAAGGCGTCCAGCTTCGGGGCGGCACGGCACAGTTTCCACCACGTTGGCGATGACTGACACTGCGATGAAGAAGCCAGTGACGTAGTAAAAGACGAGGGCCATTGTGCTGGTGTGAGGGTTTTCAAAGGCTCTCCACAGTCGTTGGCGGAAGGTACTGCCAGGGGGTAGGGGGGTATCTAAAGTGGTCTCAGCTTCCGTGTCCTCGGCCAGCCGTTCCAGGTTCTCCTTCTTGCGATCTCGGTACTCCTCGAGACAGCAGTCCCCGATGATCTCTGGAATGATGCCGTAGAAGGACAGCTCCTCGTCAAATGCCTGGATGCACTCGTGGCGGGGGTAGTGGAGTTTGCCTGTGCGGTAGAAGTTGAGGATGTGCCGAAACATCTCTGGATCTCGGTCAAAAAAGTACTCTTGAGTTTCCTGGTTAAAAAAGAAGTCTTTCTCGGTGCTGCCGAGCAGCGTGTCTGGGTACCGGTCAAGAGTGTTCTTCCAGGTCTGGAACTTCCTTCCACTAACGTTCACCACCAGGATCTCGTCGTTTCTCTTCCTCTTGTCATTGGGAGGATTGGGCATTGGCTTCTTTGCCAGAGGTAGCCATCCCACCGCTGCTGCCCGGGCAAACGGGAGCCAGGTTGCCACTCCTGCCGCCATGATTGTACAGCTGAGCTCTCGGTAGCTGCAATTTCAGAATCTAATTGTGAAAAAGGGCCgagcattaaggggttaatgctccaGATTAATTGAGAGCGACCTGCAGGGCTTGTAGCTGATATGAGGCTGTATCAGGAATGGTGGGAGGTCCACGTTTAAGGAGTAATTACCCCATAAGACTGCAGAGCAGCACCAGCCACAGATGTCTCCGGCCTAAAGAGTCCCACCGCAGTGTCCTGCAAGGAACTTTCCGTGGCTCTCAGCCATTTTCCTGCAACATTGAATTTTGTGACGCCAGATCTGCTGACACGGTCAGGGGTTCAGTTCCTGTGGCATGATACAGGCGGTTCCTTGGCGTGTATCACAGCGGCATGTGCGGCTCTTCTGCACGTCCCACGAGTCTCTGCCTCCTCCGGGTCTAATGCTGAGGGGGCGACTTCAGTGCAGCTTTACCGAGAACAACATCCTGTGACATCATAAAAACACCATTACTAATCCATTCCTaaccctcctaatacacagacaccaggacacgcgcctctcacccctcctaatacacagacaccgggacacgcacctctcaccccctcctaatacacagacaccgggacacgcacCTCTcgccccctcctaatacacagacaccgggacacggacctctcaccccctcctaatacacagacaccgggacacggacctctcaccccctcctaatacacagacaccgggacacggacctctcaccccctcctaatacacagacaccgggacacggacctctcaccccctcctaatacacagacaccgggacccgcgcctctcacccctcctaatacacagacaccgggacacggacctctcacccctcctaatacacagacactggGACACGcgccccctcctaatacacagacactggGAGTGGGGGAGAGAGCTGGAGGAttgggggagactgatttaggCTTTAGGAGAAGGTCAAAAGTTGCTGCATTCTTATTGGCTCGTTAGGGAGCCAAAAAAGATCCAGGGAGTTTCTGGATGGAGAGGACCCCCACGCATCGCCGCACCCAGCCCCCCCACAGATTGTGTAAcacgaccccccccccgttaaCCACTGGTGTAATTTAGTAATAGGCTTCCCCATGACTCGGTCCCCAGAGAGCCCCCTTCATCTCCCACTAAACATGTAGCATGTCGCTATCACGCATggaggcagcagcggcggcacAGAGAGCTTCTTACAAATCCCACTGGCTGCGGGGTCCGGTGTGCGGGGTCCGCTATCGCTATTTGAATGTGATGCACCGGCGGTGGCCACACACAGCACCCGACAACGCAGCAGATTTAACCCCGTGAGTACCAGTAAATATTGCAGTTAGTGCATCACATTGCAGCACACACACGCGCTGTGTTACACACTGCTCCGCATAcgacacacgcatacacactccTTACCTGTTGTCAATTTCTCATTGCAGGTCCTGATGCCCCCCACGGGTCCAGCTCAGGGCAGGGATGCTTCTCTCCCTCATCCAAGAATCAGGAATAGATGATTCCCCTCCACCCAGCCTCCCCCTCCCTACAGCTGCAGCCTCCCCCCTGCAGCCTCGCTCCCCCCCCCACCGCAACCTCACTCCCCCCTTGTCATGCTGTTAATGCAGGAGGAGAGAGCTGGCAGGGGCTGCAGAAAGAGGGTATGGGGGCATCGCAGGCTGCGAGTGGGGTAAAGGAGTATTATCCTCTCCACCGCAAAGCCGGATCCTGCGAGTTGGGTAGAAGTGCCCTCCCCTCTGCAGTGAGAGGCAACAGCCGTACCTACCCCTCTTCAGGGGGCAGGAGCACCCATGTGTCTGCCGCTGGGGCATAGAGGGAGCCCCAgaggtatgtaaatatatatcccCCCTTAGGGGGGCAGAATTGGCTTTCTCTCTGCTGTATGGGGTGGATTGCAGATAGAGGGGATGGGGGTGAGACAAGTTCATATTTTTGGTGGAACGTGGAACTTCCcgtgtggggggggtgtatcGGAACCGGACGTGATCCGACTAGAACGGGTTCCAATTACCTGAAGCTTGAAGGGGCAGTTCAGACATCACTGGGGTAGATAGAGGGGCAGATGGGTTTCTGCCGTCCTGTCGGGAAATAGACGTGTTTATAGTGCAGCAAGATGGGGCATCAGGGGCAAGAGGGAGGGGCAAGAAGGATTTCCCCAGATGCCATTTATTTCTCACCCCACATCTTCTCTCCTCTTATTGGGCTGGGTTTGGGACAAGCGCCTCTTATGCCCCTGAAGACCGTGTGCCGGATGCGGACCAGGACCACACAACTCCCGTCCTCGCCGGCCCCAGACAGGGTTTCAGGGTTCTTTTTAGGTTCATCGGAATAAAAGGAAGAAGGGCCCGCCGTGGTTCTCTGCACATGGTGCGGAatatgggggggcagcatttagGAACTATGAGTCGGTTCAGAATAGGATGGGAGCAAATCTAAATCTAATATTAAGGGGCAAAAGGCATTATTAGAT comes from the Spea bombifrons isolate aSpeBom1 chromosome 8, aSpeBom1.2.pri, whole genome shotgun sequence genome and includes:
- the KCND1 gene encoding potassium voltage-gated channel subfamily D member 1 — encoded protein: MAAGVATWLPFARAAAVGWLPLAKKPMPNPPNDKRKRNDEILVVNVSGRKFQTWKNTLDRYPDTLLGSTEKDFFFNQETQEYFFDRDPEMFRHILNFYRTGKLHYPRHECIQAFDEELSFYGIIPEIIGDCCLEEYRDRKKENLERLAEDTEAETTLDTPLPPGSTFRQRLWRAFENPHTSTMALVFYYVTGFFIAVSVIANVVETVPCRPEAGRLKELPCGEKYTSAFNCMDTACVLIFTFEYLMRLFAAPSRCKFMRSVMSIIDVVAIMPFYISLVMPKNENVSGAFVTLRVFRVFRIFKFSRHSQGLRILGYTLKSCASELGFLLFSLTMAIIIFATVMFYAEKGTHKTKFTSIPAAFWYTIVTMTTLGYGDMVPDTIAGKIFGSICSLSGVLVIALPVPVIVSNFSRIYHQNQRADKRRAQQKIRLARIRLAKSTTTNAFLRYKESGGLEEGSEMHALCVKNRSAFELQHHHLLHCLEKTTCHEFTDEHTYSEALMTESIGYRTSRSTSVSSQQGLSTSCCPRRAKRRAIRLANSTVSVSRGSMQELDTLHAHKGLTQSRSSLNAKSPENMKLNCESADLTAAIISIPTPPANSPGESQPPSPGVLRNSNITARYYHDTVRISSL